GCGGCCGCGCTGAAGCAGCTGAAGCGGGCCATGGCCGGGCACCGGGCCTGGGACAGGTTCCCCGCCGCCGACTGACCGCGCCCGCCCGCGGGCCGGTTCCCCCAGGGGCGGGGACCGGCCCCGGGTCCCGGACCGTCAGGATGCCCTGGGGCGGGCCGGGAAGCCGTGCGTACGGGCGCCGAGCACGACGGCCAGTACGGGGACCAGGAGGATCGGCACGCTCCACGGCAGGGCCCCGGTGCCGAACGCGTCCAGCAGCAGGCCGCCGGCCACTCCGCCGCCCGCCATGGCCACGTTCCACAGGGTGACCAGCATGGCCTGCGCCGCGTCGGCCTGTTCCCCGCCGGCGTCCCCCGCCGCGGTCTGCAGCAGGGTCGGTGCGCCGCCCCAGCCCAGGCCCCAGAGCGCCACGGCCGCGTACACCGCCGCCGGCGTCCCCGAGAGCAGTGCCAGGGCCGTACCGGCCACCGCGATCAGCCAGGTACCGGCGATCATCAGCGCGCGCAGCCGCCGGTTGATCAGGGTCCCGACGGCCCAGATGCCCAGCAGCGAGGCGGCGCCGAAGAGCAGCAGGACGAGGTCCGTCCGGCCGCCCATGGCGAGGTGGTCGAGGAACGGGGAGACGTAGGTGTAGAGGATGGTGTGCGCCAGGACGAACACGAAGGTCACGAAGAGGACCGGGGTGACGCCGGGCACGTCGAGCGCCCTCGCCATCGACGCTGAGGGCCCCTTCCGCGCCGGGTGGCCCGGCTGGTCGGGGACGGCGGCCAGGATCCAGCCCAGCAGGACCAGCGTCAGCCCGGTCATCAGCAGGAAGGCCGCCTGCCAGCCGATGGCCTTGCCGACGAACGAGCCCGCGGGCACGCCGAAGGAGAGCGCGACGGGGATGCCGGCCATGGCCACCGCGATGGCCCGGCCCTGGAGGTGGAGCGGGGCCAGCCTGCGGGCGTAGCCGGCCAGGAGCGTCCACACCAGTCCGGCCGCGACGCCCGCGGCGAACCGGGCGGCCATGGTGAGGGGGTAGTACGGGGAGAGCGCCGTCACGGTGTTGGCGACGGCGAATCCGGCCATCGCGGACAGCAGCAGCGGACGGCGGCGCACTCCGGCGGTGGCGGCGGCGAGCGGGATCGCCGTGAGCACGGTGCCGAGGGCGTACACCGTCACCGTCTGGCCGGTGGCGGCCTCGCTCACGTGCAGGTCGGCGCTCATCGCGGGCAGCAGTCCGGCGGGCAGCGTCTCGGTGAGGCTCGTGATGAACACGGCGGTCGCCAGCGCGAGCAGCGCGGCCAGGGGCAGCTTCTGCGGACGGGGCGGGACGCTCGGCGGCCGGGGCGGCGCACCGGTGGGCTGCCGTGCGTCGTCGGGGGCGGGCGAGGGCTCCCTGTTCAGGTCTGTACTCGACATGGCAGCATGCTCGAACCCTTCCACTGGTGTGAAGGTCAAGCCGGATCCGGAAACGGGCGCCAGGGGGCGCCGCAGGGGGGAAGCGACCGTGCGCATCGGGGACTTGTCGGACCGCACCGGTGTCTCGCGCCGGATGCTGCGCTACTACGAGGAGCAGGGGCTGATCGCCTCCCAGCGGTGCGCCAACGGCTACCGCG
Above is a window of Streptomyces subrutilus DNA encoding:
- a CDS encoding MFS transporter; this translates as MSSTDLNREPSPAPDDARQPTGAPPRPPSVPPRPQKLPLAALLALATAVFITSLTETLPAGLLPAMSADLHVSEAATGQTVTVYALGTVLTAIPLAAATAGVRRRPLLLSAMAGFAVANTVTALSPYYPLTMAARFAAGVAAGLVWTLLAGYARRLAPLHLQGRAIAVAMAGIPVALSFGVPAGSFVGKAIGWQAAFLLMTGLTLVLLGWILAAVPDQPGHPARKGPSASMARALDVPGVTPVLFVTFVFVLAHTILYTYVSPFLDHLAMGGRTDLVLLLFGAASLLGIWAVGTLINRRLRALMIAGTWLIAVAGTALALLSGTPAAVYAAVALWGLGWGGAPTLLQTAAGDAGGEQADAAQAMLVTLWNVAMAGGGVAGGLLLDAFGTGALPWSVPILLVPVLAVVLGARTHGFPARPRAS